Part of the Oncorhynchus mykiss isolate Arlee chromosome 23, USDA_OmykA_1.1, whole genome shotgun sequence genome is shown below.
atcaatgaccttggaccacagaaggtatttgcactggcaatgctgcaaacatgaaggctgcttggtctaaagagGAGTCCTGCCCTCACATCACatccattggctgtgctgctcatgcattgaatctgtttcttaaggacatcatggcactgaaaacaatggatacagtCTACAgaagagccaaggaaatggttaggtatgtgaagggtcatcaagttatagcagcaatctacctcaccaagcaaagtgagaagaataagagcaccacattgaagctgcccagcaacacccgttggggtggtgttgtcatcatgtttgacagtctcctggaggggaaggactCTCCAataaatggccatatcacagccccttcaagaggatcctcctgggtGATGTATTTTGGGGGAGAGTGGTAAGTAGtttgaaactcctgaaacctatagcagtatcCATTGCACATCCTGTCTGACGTTCaaactctgcttgcagatgtaagagaagaaatccgtactgccctgcccacttaactgttgctccaagcagaggaaacttcagttctgaaatacatcaaaaagcgtgaagacttctgcctgaatcCCATACATgctgcagcgtacatgttggaccccaagtatctTGGCAAGAGtattctgtctggtgcagagatcaacaacgcctatggtgtcatcactacagtgtctcgccaccttggcctggatgagggcaagattcttggcagtctggcagagtacacttccaagcaagggctttgggatgtaGATGCAATAttgcagtcgtgccaacatatctcatcagccacctggtggaagggactttgtggatctgaggctttTTCCCCTGTTGCCTTCAAATCCCACAAaccatcagccgcctcagagcgcaactggtccttgtttgggaacacacaccaaagcacgcaacaggctgaccaatacaacgGTTGagatggccatatcacagtctgccgatatggacagccccatcaagaggatcctcctggattatgtattttgggagagagtggtaaaagcagcctgaaacctatagcagtagccattgcacagattgagggagacaatgccatcctgtctgatgttcagactctgcttgcagatgtaagagaataaatcTGTACTGTCCTGACCACTTCATTGtcgctccaagcagaggaaactgcagggttgaaaaattggccatccgggcaaatttgaccctttttgagcctgacaacgagccatcctcaacaaggttggaaagtgatagtgaagatgaggcctcagagtctgatgttcaagaggtggacattgaggaggtccagggagaagacatggaagcctgagagggagacaaccaaagctttagtttctagactatcattttacagatgtatgttggaaaggtttttgggagatgcgatggatcattggggatcattcaatattccctttcttttgttgttcaatgAAATCATTCCATGTGAATATTCatctcatttaattaaagttacatttgtaactaaattgtttttttgacttctattggaaggattgaatcatttgcaattatgtctagttataaggtaaaaggtttatgtttctgtctccatatatggtaaatatatccaatgcaaaaaacatctacatttaaatgcatacatacatgcatgcatacatacatacatacatacatgcatgcatgcatgcatgcatgcatacatacatacatagtcaACTACTCAATGGTGAGGGCCTGAACAGCAATAATACAGTAACCACACCGGGACACAGTGCCCTTTGCTCCCGCTCGACGAGTACCTAATAGCCAATATCATGGTGACAGTCATAGTAAGCACACACATGCAACGCATGAAACAACAGTACACCCATCATCAATCATTTTTAAAAACTAATAAACAGTCGTCAGTTTTATAACAGAAAATATACAATTATGTGtgaaactaacagtgaaatatgACTCGTCCTCGGACTTAAAAACAGAAGTCCTGACTCTCATGGTACGGTAGTTCAATATATAGTAGTTGCCTGGGGAGAAAACTACTGGTGGGGAGTGGACTCCAAAAGTATCAAATCCCTGACTCCTATTTCTGGGTGTCAAGCTTCGACTCTTAAGATTCTGTATTTTTTGCAACGGATAATTTTTTTCCCGTGGTCTACTTGGAGAACACAAACTCTCATCTTTCACAGCAAAGAAAGACCGAGCTAGcaaggggagagatggatgggagggGCACAGCCAGGCATGTCGGCCACCAGGCAGACATTCAGAACAGTGCATTGGTAATCAAAAGATCTAGGCTATAGGCTATCGCAATGCTATGTTTCGCAATTTCTTGGATTACAAGGTCTTGAGCAAGTTCATTTAAGTAGGGGCTATCAGTGAGTATGCTGAGCTATTCTACACGTAACAGACCAAAAACAAAACACATGAGTTTTTCATAGCGAACAGAAAGGGGAGTAGGTGAGTGAGAGTTCGGATCGGGGCAGGCAGAGAGACGGTCAGAACCGTGAGCACAGGCtataccagtggttcccaacttttttttggttactgtaccacTAACTGAATTTTGCTGTGcccggagtacccctgaagtaccccctcatgtaCATTTTACCAGTAAGCTTACGGTCTCATAAGTTCAAGTACCCCCTGCGGATAGGACAAGTACTCCCAGGGCAGGGATCCTAGAACCACTGGGCTATACTGTGTCTTGGTAATCTGTATGTATCATCCCATAAGATATCGCTTAAATAGTATTTATATATTCAAACAAAATGGGCCTTTTATAGGCAAATGGGCAGCATCATGCTCATGTCATTCCTCTTGAACACGTGTTGTCTTCCTAGTAGGACTGCAATAtatgagatggtgtgtgtgtgtgcgcgcattcgTTTCTGCGTGTTTTGGGAGTCGAGCAAGAGTCGACTCCTGCGACTCTACCTACAGAAGTCAGAGCCGACACCAAAAATCCTGAAGTCATTCACCACAAAAACATCTCAATCAAAACCGTCTAACCTATAGCAGAGCGGTCTCGAtacacccactactttcctttcgacacacccactcGCGCATTCACCAATGAAAATGAaatgaatatatttcacagcggtttagatggtacagtgaCTCTCTACACCAGGTATTCCCACCTGGGTACGGGGGTACGCCAAGTAAAAATGTGATTCCATTTCTATTTTCCAACAGGGcaatacatttgggtgaggttttctcgcctgagtagcctcgtttcactgcctaAAATGAagccatctagtgttcagcgaaataacaacacaatgtcaaataggTAGCTTAGACAGGTAGCTtagtcaaatgttttattttatttaacttttatttaaccaggtaggccagttgagaacaagttctcatttacaactgcgaccgggccaagatgaagcaaagcagtgcgacaaaagcaacaacacagagttatacatgggataaacaaacgtacagtcaataacacaatagagaaaaaaaaggtctatatacagtgtgtgcaaatggcgtgaggaggtaaggcaataaataggccatagtagcaaagtaattacaatttaggagattcattaacactggagtgatagatgagcagatgatgtgcaagtagtgatactggtgtgaaaaagagcagaaaggtaaataaaaacaatatgggtaTGAGGTAGGtggattgggtgggctatttacagatggactatgtacagctgcagcgatcggttagctgctcaaatagctgatgtttaaagttagtgagggaaattttaagtctccagcttcagtgatttttgcaattcgttccagtcactggccgcagagaactggaaggaaaggcggccaaatgaggcgCTGGCTTTGGgtatgaccagtgagatatacctgctggagcgtgtgttacgggtgggtgttatcgtgaccagtgagatgaggtaaggcggagctttacctagcatagatttatagatgacctggagccagtgggtctggcaacgaatatgtagcgagggccagccgactagagcatacaggtcgcagtggtgggtggtataaggggctttggtaacaaaatggatggcactgtgatagactgcatccagtagagtattggaagctattttgtagatgacatcgccgaagtcaaggatcggtaggatagtcagttttacgagggtatgtttggcagcttgagtgaaggatgctttgttgtgaaataggaaggacactacagtgaaaatggttaacgttgttaaagcaaggcccctgaactctcgtgtattttctgcacaatgcaatgatatgggcagcgaccatgtaacgcttttacaaaatacagaagtgcgctggttatcaaggggcaaagtattgacacgttttaaTGAactgagagacaagcttaaagttctttactgacccatcattttcacttgtctgaccgcttgcatgatgatgagtttctcacacgactggcttATCTGGGTTATGTTTTTTCTCGCcagaatgatctgaatctaggattacagggacaactctattcaatgtgcgggacaaaattgaggctatgattaagaagttggacctcttctctgtctgcaagaacaacacacaggtctttccatcattgtatgatttttttttgtgtgtgcaaattaactcaaacttaaggacaatgtcaaatgtgatatagcgaagcacctgagtgagttgggtacACAATCATGCaagtactttcccgaaacggatgacacaaacaactgtatTCGTTATCacttagaattttagcaaccaggaaatgctAGTGGTTTCTGCATACTGCACCTTTAACGATGTCATTGAGTTATTGTATCTCCATAGCATTCGTGGTTGGAATTGTTTGTAATGTATTCATTTATGTTCCCTATGCGTGTGGGAGAGTAGGAGTACCGCTAGTAATGTCAGTCTGTTTGTCAAAGCAATGGTCTTTACCACTTCAACACTGAACTCTTTAATCATTGTCTTATCTCTCTGGAGTAATATATCAGAGTTGGATGGCCTTTCCTTTCCTCCAACATAGCCATAGGCATAAATAAATTATTGCTGGGGTATATTGATATCATGGGAcacaagtatgaaaatgtattcactcactactgtaagttgctctggataagcaCTTCTGCTTGGAAATGGGGGGGggatttaagatactctttgaagaggtatgGTTTCAGATGTGTTCAGGGCAGGGGCAGgaacagggactctgctgtcctagcttcaagGGGAAGCTAGTACCAACATTAGGGTGCCAGGACAaggaagagcttggactgggctgaacGGGAGCTGCCCTtccgtaggggtgggagggctaAGAGACCAGAGGTTGCAGAACGTAGTGCTCGGGTtgggggtgtagggtttgagcattgcctggaggtagggaggggcagtacctcttgctgctccgttggcaagtaccatggtcttgtattGGATGCAAACTTTGTCTGGtagccagtggagtgtgtggaggaggggggtgacatgggagaacttgaaGGTTGAACACCAAGCGGTCTGCAGTGTTCTGGAtgagttgcaggggtttgatggcacaagtggGGAGCTCAGCGAACAAACATCTTTGTTTACTACTAATGAAGTATGAGTCATTGCTTGCTTCTTCTCTTTCAGAACATTTTCCATGTGGTTGTTGAAGTACCAAGGTGGACAAATGCAAAGATGGAGGTAGGTTCACCTTGATTGATTTTTATTAGCCAGTTAAAAACAATACATActgtcttcagaaagtatacagccttattctaatattgatcaaatatttttcctcatcaatctacacacaataccccataatgacaatgtgaaaacaggtttttagaatgttttgcaaatgtattaaaaagaaaaaacataccttatttacataagtattcagactctttgctatgagactcgaaattgatctccggtgcatcctgtttccaatgatcatccttgagatctttctaccacttgattagagtccacctgtggtaaattcaattgattggacacgatttggaaaggcacccacctgtctatataaggtcccacagttgacagtgcatgtcagagcaaaaaccaagccatgaggtcgaaggaattgtccgtagatctctgatccaggattgtgtcgaggcacagatctgggtaagggtaccaaaacatttctgccgcattaaaggtccccaagaacacagtggcctccaacattcttaaatggaacaagtttggaaccaccaagccttcctagagctggccgcccggtcaatctgagcaattgggggagaagggtcttagtcagggaggtgactaagaacccgatggtcactctgacagagctctagaattcctgcgtggagatgggagacaaccatctctgcagcactccaccaatcaggcctttatggtagagtgaccagacggaagccactcctcaggaaaaggcactTTTCCtcctttgccaaaaggcacttaaagacgtGAGAAACACGATTCTCTTGCTAGTCAAGCAAAATAAGACACAAAAGATAATTCAATAATGTTTGGCTTTTCTACTTCCAGATTGCAACCAAAGACCCATTGAACCCGATCAAGCAGGATGTGAAGAAGGGGAACCTACGTTACGTCGCCAATGTTTTCCCCCACAAAGGCTACATTTGGAACTATGGAGCAATACCTCAGGTCAGACAGTCACCAAACTGCACATGGTCTGAAATGCAAGTACAGGCTTGCGACTGTACAAGACTTTTGGCATTCCAACATAATCCTTGTAGTGTGTCACTGTTTCTGCATTCAAACATTACGATGCAGACTAATACGTTTGTAGAAGCAGACCCACGCTACATGTCCAACTCAATTCATTGATCACCTAGAGTTGAAATGGCCATGATTGCCAAGTTCTCTGTCATATGAACTAAATATCACAATCTCTTTTGACTGTGGTATTTCTCTTTCTCGGTAGACTTGGGAGGATCCCGGGCACAAAGATGAAGACACTGACTGCTGTGGTGACAATGACCCCATCGACGTCTGTGAAATCGGTACCAAGGTACGGCACTTTATCCTCACTACTATTAACCTTTTGGAGCCTTTTTTAAGATCTTGATATTTTTTCTTCCATTCAATCTCTGCCGTTCCTACATGCTTAAGGTGTCATTCAAAGCAGCTTTTCGTCACCTAAGCAAGGAGTCCAATTTCAAGAAAGTATGCCCGCCAATTTAGCTGGGTTTGTTACATCATCAGCTGCCTATACAGATATTGTGTTATGAGCTTTGTTTATGGTTGCGTGATGAAATGCACTTTCCTTCAGCATGTGATCTGCTTTCTGACCATCATTGAAAGTGACCAATATCTTACTTTTCTATGCTGTACTGATCATGAATCTGCCTCCTCCTCCAGGTGTGTTCGCGTGGGGAGGTGATCAAGGTGAAGGTACTGGGGGTTTTGGCCATGATCGACGAGGGGGAGACGGACTGGAAGGTCATAGCCATCAACGTGGAGGACCCTGAAGCTAAGGACCTGAATAGTAAGCATTGGAGGAGCTAGATGTGGACTAAACAGAGAATCCCTAATATAACAGGCCATTCCTTAATAGTGCCCATTTAGCCAAGTCACTGCATATAGTAGTATTGGAATATGATTGCTCAAGTGAAGAATGCGATGATTGAACAATTCCCCCCCCCCAAGTGTGTATTCCTATTGCCACAGTCATCTGCAAGTGAAGAATGCAATGCATCTATGTTTTCCCAAATGTGGGTGTGTGGCTGCGTGCATGTGTGTCTACTGCTATTGCCACAAGTATTTTCCCTCACCCGTCACCCTATCCTGTGAACCTCAGACATCGGTGACATCCAGAGGCTGAAGCCAGGTTACTTGGAGGCCACCGTGGACTGGTTCAGGAAGTACAAGGTACCAGATGGGAAACCAGAGAACCAGTTTGCCTTCAACGGAGAGTTCAAAGACAAGGTATCCATCTTGTACCCCATACACAGGAGTTTGTGTTCTGTAAACTTTTGGCCCCGAGCCAGAATGGCTCATCTCCTGTCTCTGTAGTATTTGGCAAGGTATTGTAACCTTGAAGTTGTCACAGCCTTGTTACAGTAGCTACATCCATCCTCATCAACATACTTTTAATTCATCTATTTACCTTGTACCACATCCACCCTCATCTAAAACAGATTTTTCAatctagatacagttgaagtcgggaagtttacatacaccttagccaaatgatttaaactcagtttttcacaattcctgacatttaatcctagtaaaaattccccgtcttgagtcagttaggatcaccactttattttgagaatgtgaaatgtcagaataatagtagagtgattttatttcagcttttatttctttcatcacattccgagtgggtcagaagtttacatacactcaattagtatttggtagcattgcctttaaattgtttaacaaacatttt
Proteins encoded:
- the LOC110502609 gene encoding inorganic pyrophosphatase codes for the protein MSFTVEERGNPNTLSYRLFFKNADGKYVSPFHDIPMYADESQNIFHVVVEVPRWTNAKMEIATKDPLNPIKQDVKKGNLRYVANVFPHKGYIWNYGAIPQTWEDPGHKDEDTDCCGDNDPIDVCEIGTKVCSRGEVIKVKVLGVLAMIDEGETDWKVIAINVEDPEAKDLNNIGDIQRLKPGYLEATVDWFRKYKVPDGKPENQFAFNGEFKDKEFAIETIKSTHGFWKALISQKTNSGGLNCKNTCVSAGDSPFCCSTDEAKAVIEGTTPCGTEDPIPCSVDKWFYYEKE